Proteins encoded by one window of Castor canadensis chromosome 2, mCasCan1.hap1v2, whole genome shotgun sequence:
- the LOC109701840 gene encoding ral guanine nucleotide dissociation stimulator-like gives MDEAEPGMRGQALTFQSGPSSSLRWRTGETNMFPCCLRAYEGSEDRTTQSEGHDHVLTCWVSPRSGRLKRFSHRIPKGANELAPTLADPCKAGMLKAGTLEELVDHLVPALLFGDPTYIPIFLCTYRRFATTQQVLDLLFTRYASFFLYSNEVGGPRQQLKLAMSYILGTWLNEYSRDFTEPPDFPCLKKLVAYLKFNMPGSEEERHAKLLLVHLEHLVSSEEKSEEWVPARTQSLELEPAPAAFLPRGASWESLESVDSQASEKKPSFMVFPPQLVAQQFTPIDAELFKKVVPYQCLEYIWFQGDKSAKGHVAPTVRAVVTHFNYVVNCVIQTCVGDENLDASDRAMVVENWIEVAWECQVLKNFSSFCAILTTLQSKAIHRLQRTWKEVASQIPVTFHVGSTARKVACLRMWYHSWLPVDQGVISGAIPFLGTFLNIMARVESSMEEYIHVSDHGFGELGLGGDGPSVTAELSQLTRHKGLTAAQFIPTAPMVPVDSLELLDLTIEFKVITNITMLQSACENYSFRPHEYFLEWFRDTEVLTMDESHQASNTTVNRSSSFQGEPWNEVRCSPDLSTEDTGDPCSLYLAGSSSVDMKDIHKTVTLEASADLEDKVTT, from the exons ATGGACGAAGCAGAACCTGGAATGCGGGGACAGGCACTCACATTCCAGAGCGGCCCCAGCAGCTCACTTCGCTGGAGAACTGGAGAGACAAACATGTTCCCTTGCTGTCTCCGTGCATACGAAGGCTCAGAGGACAGGACAACCCAGAGTGAAGGTCATGACCATGTCTTGACATGCTGGGTCAGTCCTCGCTCTGGCCGACTCAAGAGATTTTCCCACAGGATCCCAAAG GGTGCAAATGAGTTGGCCCCGACTCTGGCGGACCCCTGCAAGGCAGGGATGCTCAAAGCAGGCACATTGGAGGAGCTGGTGGACCACCTGGTGCCTGCCCTGCTGTTCGGGGACCCGACATACATCCCTATCTTCCTATGCACTTATCGACGTTTTGCCACCACCCAGCAGGTACTGGACCTGCTGTTCACTAG ATATGCCTCCTTCTTCCTCTACTCTAATGAGGTTGGTGGACCACGGCAGCAACTCAAACT AGCCATGTCATACATCTTGGGTACTTGGCTGAACGAGTACTCCAGGGACTTCACTGAACCTCCAGACTTCCCCTGCCTCAAGAAGCTGGTGGCTTACCTGAAGTTCAACATGCCTGGCTCAGAAGAAGAGCGCCATGCCAAACTTCTCCTTGTCCACCTTGAACACCTGGTATCCAGCGAGGAAAAGTCTGAGG AATGGGTTCCAGCTCGCACACAGTCCCTTGAGCTTGAGCCAGCTCCGGCAGCATTCCTACCAAGGGGCGCTTCCTGGGAATCCCTGGAGTCAGTGGACAGCCAAGCCAGCGAGAAGAAGCCATCCTTCATGGTCTTCcctccccagctggtggcacagcAGTTCACACCAATCGACGCT GAGCTGTTCAAGAAGGTGGTGCCCTACCAATGTCTGGAGTACATCTGGTTCCAAGGGGACAAAAGCGCAAAGGGGCATGTGGCACCCACCGTTCGTGCCGTTGTCACCCACTTTAACTATGTGGTGAATTGTGTGATCCAAACCTGCGTTGGGGATGAGAACTTGGATGCTTCTGACAGAGCCATGGTGGTGGAGAACTGGATCGAGGTGGCCTGG GAATGTCAGGTTCTGAAGAACTTCTCCTCCTTCTGTGCCATCCTCACCACTCTGCAGAGCAAGGCCATCCACCGCCTGCAGAGGACATGGAAAGAGGTTGCCAG CCAGATCCCTGTCACCTTCCATGTGGGCAGCACAGCCAGGAAAGTGGCCTGCTTAAGAATGTGGTATCACAGCTGGCTGCCTGTGGACCAG GGTGTCATCAGTGGAGCCATCCCCTTCCTGGGAACATTCCTAAATATCATGGCCAGGGTGGAGAGCAGTATGGAAGAATACATCCATGTGAGTGACCACGGGTTTGGGGAACTAGGGCTGGGTGGTGACGGCCCCTCGGTGACCGCTGAGTTGTCACAACTCACAAGACACAAGGGCCTCACAGCTGCCCAGTTTATACCCACTGCACCAATGGTACCTGTTGATTCCCTGGAGCTGCTTGACCTTACAATC GAATTTAAAGTCATCACAAATATAACTATGCTCCAGTCGGCCTGTGAAAACTACTCTTTCCGACCTCATGAGTATTTTCTGGAGTGGTTTAGGGACACGGAAGTGCTCACCATGGATGAGAG CCACCAGGCCTCCAACACAACTGTGAACAGGAGCAGCAGTTTCCAGGGAGAACCCTGGAATGAGGTCAGGTGCAGCCCTGATCTCAGCACTGAGGACACCGGAGATCCCTGCAGCCTGTACTTGGCGGGCTCTTCTAGCGTTGACATGAAGGACATCCACAAGACTGTTACCCTGGAGGCTTCTGCTGACCTGGAAGACAAGGTGACCACCTGA